The genomic DNA ttagaaaataaaaatgtttttatatacttACAAGTCTCCTGAGATTAAACCCATAGAAGGGTACATACAAGGCCACCTGGAAGAATCTCAGGCCCTGGAACTAATTTCGGACCTTATGGCAAACtataagaaaagatcttgtagatatatttttaatatgcaaaaaaattatcagaacttttaaaaaaacacctatgtatgtgtatgttgattgttattttttaaaataattcaataagtgtgatataacaggtacgatttcagaCAGGGGGctgtggtgtcaccctaatggttctCGGAagcccgttatttaatctaaaaattcatataattcttgtcaaaaattatacgaatcttgaaaatttaatgaactctcatgtaatagtgccttggacgaaatagaaatgtatttacatatatattttcaaaataattttattgaaaaaaaattggaaacacattgttccaaaattggagtctgggccctggaactttacctgAGCTCCCCCTCCCTCTCGTGGGCCCtgagtatacatatatccatcaaGAATAGAAAATCAGCATAAATGGGGACTATTATCAGTTTTTAACTGGatgcatatgtacaaataaaaactATGGATAAATCGGTCGATTGATGATGAAAATACTTACCGTCATgaactgaaattattatttttatattagataGAATCCCTTAGACATtcctttttaaataataacaaaaaaaatattttaagctaTTTATTTGTCTGTACTCACTACTTACATATGCATGTGCTACACATTTCcctcttttaatttatattgtgtAATTTCATTCCcataacctacatatgtattcaaaaataCCATCAGTATTCTTGcatcaataacaataaaatgcagTTATATATTTGTGgcatttattcaattattttactttGTAATGAAACAGAAAAGAAGcaatgtttaaaaaatcaaatttaacaaTACCATATCAACACTATTAAGTAATGGCTACAAAGTTTCACCCATCGcagcaaattaaattatatatttcctGGGAAGGTTCCATTCTCCCTTTGACCGTCCCACTTTTCAACCCACGCATTGGGGCACAAAGAGTGATATACTCGTTGGAAATACAAACACGGTTCGTAGTCAGAACCCTTGACTTTCTGGCAACGAtgaaaatctaaataatattGGTAGCAGTGCCTGGAATCAAAAATAGAATCAATCAATACAAGATAAAAGACTACTATTTGAAATACAGAAATAACATACTTAGTCTGATTTTGGTTTGGAAATCGAGGATCAAAAGGAGCCGTACGAAGATCCGCACTAGAGTTGAGTTGACTTACTGAATACGACATATTGctgaaaacaaaaattagcGTTAATTCAACGTTTCATACGAATATGCACAACTCATTAATAaacttaataattattattaccaATTTAACATATAGTAAAAGATGAATTATGTTATGTGTTATTATTAACATGTACgtaatatagtatatatatatatattttttttttagattcataAATAAGATTGCAACTAGTTTTTAAACAGTTTATTTAACAAGAGGTCGTGTTTTGACCTCTTCGTCGCACTTGGCTTCCCTGTACTTTTTAACTTCTTGCATATACACAGTCCACGCGTCTTTCGGTGCATCTTCGATAGTTTGATCCTCGATGACTTTGGCTTTTTCGACCACTCCCGTCTTCAAAACTCTACCGCCTCTACGCTTGCCGATAAACGATAAAGGGGGTTTCTTTATTTCGCTAGCTGCAGACTGTTCTGCAGCCGCCTGTTCCTTCTCTTTATTTTGCGATTCCTGCATCTTTTTGAACATTTCTAAAAAGCTGCCGTCGTTTTTAAAGGGAGCGACGGCGGGGGGTGCCGCTTGAAAATTTTGATACTGAGAATATTGACCGTCATAGTTGGATCCATAAGAGTATGTTTTATTCTTTTTAGTGCTCCACGACGGCGGGGGCGATTCGTCCAATCCGATACCATCGATGTCATCTTCGGACTCCTCTCGAGACGTTTCGTCCGTGCTATAATTCCTCGAATCTCCTCTTTGGTGACGACGATCCAAAGATTTGGATTTGTTGCGCCATCTGGAATGTTTTTTGGAATATCTATCTCTGGACCTCGATCCGCTCGTAGAACTGGGACATTTcgattttttatcatatttgtcAGTATCGTGTCGACTTTTCGAGTCTCCGTGGAGCTGTTGGTTCGTTTCTTTGGAAGAATTGGCAGGATGGTTTTTCGAATCTGGATCTTTGACAGTCCGCTTGTTGCAATCCGAAGATTTGGAACTAGACGAGGGTGAGCGGTCGCGTCGTCGAGCACCCTTGGAGCTATGTCGCTCTTCACTCGTCGACGACGAGCGTCTTCTGTTATCTCTGGAGCGACTTCTGCGATGCGACTCGGATCGTGAAGGCGGTACGTGAGAGCGTCGAGAGACGGTCGGCCGGGGAGGAGCCCCCTCCTGACCTGACATGCTCGCCTCCTACAATGAAGACTTCTAGGTGTAAAAATTGCTTGGGTAATTTTAGTTGTCGTATTATGACTTAAATAAGGTTTTAGCACTCGGGAGGTGAAACACTCCCTCGTCATAGTTGCACCTCTCGACAATCCCAATTCGATTGCATTCCTTATGAAATTTATTCTTTAACACGCAGACATATATGatataagaattgaaaatatggggacagatatacatatacataaaaccctgTTGACTGTTGAAATATTAGCCCACCATGTCTGTGCCAAAATTGTCAAGAGTCGAATGGCAAACTCGTTTTAAGAAAGTACTTTCcttgataaaaaaatgttttatagatTTCATACATTGTTTGATGTTAAGtgttaatttttgaaataaaatcatgAATCTAACCTAAAATAATCCAGTGTTTACATAACGTAGTCAATTTTGATACTAATCTTTAAAACATCTAACGAGAGGTACGTCACACttgggggtggggtggggtggggtggggtggggtgggggggggtggggtggggtggggggggggtgggggggggtgaAAATAGTGGACGATTAGTCGGGTGATAGCGGGAGgtggggcgggggcgggggcgggggtcAGACCGGGTGGGGCCTCGCCTGGAAGTCTGAATGTGTGGAGATCGGATCGGATTGGTCGAATTACGTAACTCGAAGGGGCACCCTCGAGCGAGCGAGcgagtgagagagagagagagagagactttCTGTCGAGAGCGAGAAGGGGCGCGGCGCAGGCGctgaagggggggggggcgcacGGCGAACTCACCTGCGAGACTCGACCGCGAGCAATCCGAGACAAACTGACACAAAGACGCACTAAACCGACCACCCGACCACCCGACGACTGCTCGTTGAATGAAAATTCACGAATGCGTCGTCTGCCGTCGCTCGATATCGCCCTGCTGACACCACTTCTGCCAGCCTCGAAATTTTACCATAAACTTCATCTTCACGGCCAGCTAAAATTGGTGTATTGGTTgtttctctctctctcatttaaatgtaataaacggAAAATTTCATAATGTATCGCATTGAccaatttttaagttaaaatatttggaaaatttatatttttgagaaaatatgAAAGTTGTAAAAATCCTTTACCCTTTACCTAATGGCTACGTTTTCACTAccgatatttaggaatttttccatagccagttcctaaatagcaaccaccggttacaatatgggaactggatatggaaaaattccaaaaaatcgagtgtatcgggtgtagatatcggtagtgtaaacGTAGCCAATGATGCCCTCGAGTCGAACCCCCCCATATTAAGCATATTCATCTTTCATTTTAGTGAGTGgcatgttcaattttagcatttattgTGTAGAAAATCATACATATCAGAAGTCACACtcgttaaaaaaaacacatgccaTCGACCCATAAAAATCAACCTCGTCCGACCCAAACATACTTGATTTTACCAGAAAACTATGACCAGTGGTGTGCGGTGAAAacctccctgtttttgtcgcgcAGCCTTACTTATTTGTGTGCGAGTAGGACACAAGGGGACtcagtatgacgtcacctagccCCCTTGTATCCTGCGCACACCTACATAAATAAGGTTGTGTGACAACAACAGGTAGAATTTCACGGCACACCACTGCTGCGACTTATAAACGGAACAAAGGATTATCTCGACCACAAAAACAGCATCTATGGAACGAATAGTTTCGTTACACACGTGTCCAAGCATGACCTCGATTCGCCCAAAGAGATAATGGAATATCTCAAAGCCTACACCATAACCGTTCCACACGCTCCAGATGACCGGGAAAATAAGTAATCGATGTCAAAATTCAAATCGAGTCTAGGATTTAAGTACTCATACTTCGAATTTACTCTTGAGTTCAATTATAACCAACTATTTCATTCATATCAAGGCCGCGCACCATCTAATCATTCCCTCATCGAGCGAAAAATAATCATCGGATTTTGACCAGGACAGTGTCCTCTTAGGGCGAGGCAACTAATCAATAGACCGTATTGGTtacacatataaattaaataatatctaaatataattaataatgttCTCTTTTTCCACCATTAACCTAAACGAGTGCTtggcacatatatatatgaacaacttttttttttacattaatcagTGAAAGAATTTTGGTACTCGcggttcatataaaatattcaacgctgaTGTTAAATGTCTATtaatttagtaaatatatagttcaattattgttttaaaaattatttaaattttataaattacgtatatgtatgtaataattatgaaagaataataagaggcttgtaaataTAAAGCAGTTGCAGAGTTCAACCCACGAAatgtcttttttttcatttgcaaTTTACGTTtacaaatatgcatatattacattatgtacttgtaaaaaacaaaagtaaaaacttaattaaaactCAATTGAATTTGTGAAGACGCTGACATTCTAGCTGTGATATCAGTCTTTTTCCTACCGACAACTGGCAGTACGatgtatttaatttcttttATACATCATTTTCAGAATAAagattttttcaatacataagTATTCGAAAATAGCAATACCTGTTGATCGAATAGTGATAAAAAAGGTAGACAGTGCGCATTCTTTTCTCACACACGCAACCGCGTTGTTTTCACACATGCATATTTTTGAACTTATTTGAAGAACGAACATAACTTGAGAAAATACATAAACGTTGATATCTAGCTCCTATTGCAAAATGCTAAAAATGCGGATCTCTTATTACGGGTGGGACACTATCCCATTAATCGTGTCGAGAAAAGTATTCCTATTAGAATTAACATCAAGTGAATGTGTAGATGGCTGGAAATAAGAATGTTTGGAGTGGCAATAGTCGTCAGTCGTTTGTATCGTGGTTGTAAGGCGG from Arctopsyche grandis isolate Sample6627 chromosome 1, ASM5162203v2, whole genome shotgun sequence includes the following:
- the LOC143915365 gene encoding cytochrome c oxidase subunit 6B1-like isoform X2 — translated: MLNCNMSYSVSQLNSSADLRTAPFDPRFPNQNQTKHCYQYYLDFHRCQKVKGSDYEPCLYFQRVYHSLCPNAWVEKWDGQRENGTFPGNI
- the LOC143915365 gene encoding cytochrome c oxidase subunit 6B1-like isoform X3 — protein: MSYSVSQLNSSADLRTAPFDPRFPNQNQTKHCYQYYLDFHRCQKVKGSDYEPCLYFQRVYHSLCPNAWVEKWDGQRENGTFPGNI
- the LOC143915365 gene encoding uncharacterized protein LOC143915365 isoform X1, encoding MSGQEGAPPRPTVSRRSHVPPSRSESHRRSRSRDNRRRSSSTSEERHSSKGARRRDRSPSSSSKSSDCNKRTVKDPDSKNHPANSSKETNQQLHGDSKSRHDTDKYDKKSKCPSSTSGSRSRDRYSKKHSRWRNKSKSLDRRHQRGDSRNYSTDETSREESEDDIDGIGLDESPPPSWSTKKNKTYSYGSNYDGQYSQYQNFQAAPPAVAPFKNDGSFLEMFKKMQESQNKEKEQAAAEQSAASEIKKPPLSFIGKRRGGRVLKTGVVEKAKVIEDQTIEDAPKDAWTVYMQEVKKYREAKCDEEVKTRPLVK